From Deferrisoma camini S3R1, the proteins below share one genomic window:
- a CDS encoding FliH/SctL family protein: MGEKSSPPIRPFRWADLEADSVGAEGPQAARGDGVRRFEPQAFEDRADEPRGSEGSADPRAPADGAAPPDPLARAREEAEQILLRAREEAGRIRAAAREEGIRQGREEARAEAAERAEALEALLRELAGWKPRLYEEARAQVLELVLELVRKMLGPLSEQCEGTVVHVVGRALQALADREQVTVRVHPTDLEAVVEAKPTLLEAVDGIRQLTVVEDPSVGRGGCRVQTPTAEIDARLDTQLEELVRVLRGA; this comes from the coding sequence ATGGGCGAAAAGTCCTCCCCCCCGATTCGACCGTTTCGATGGGCCGACCTGGAGGCCGATTCCGTCGGCGCCGAGGGGCCGCAGGCCGCCCGGGGGGACGGGGTGCGTCGGTTCGAGCCCCAGGCCTTCGAAGATCGCGCCGACGAACCGCGGGGCAGCGAGGGATCGGCCGACCCCCGGGCGCCCGCCGACGGGGCGGCCCCCCCGGATCCCCTGGCGCGGGCCCGGGAGGAGGCCGAGCAGATCCTGCTGCGGGCCCGGGAGGAGGCCGGCAGGATCCGGGCCGCCGCCCGGGAGGAGGGGATCCGGCAGGGCCGGGAGGAGGCCCGGGCCGAGGCGGCCGAGCGGGCCGAGGCCCTGGAGGCCCTGCTGAGGGAGCTGGCCGGGTGGAAACCCCGGCTGTACGAGGAGGCTCGGGCCCAGGTGCTGGAGCTGGTTCTGGAGCTGGTGCGAAAGATGCTGGGGCCGCTCTCCGAACAGTGTGAAGGGACCGTGGTGCACGTGGTGGGGCGGGCCCTCCAGGCCCTGGCCGACCGGGAGCAGGTCACGGTGCGCGTGCACCCCACCGACCTGGAGGCGGTGGTGGAGGCCAAACCGACCCTGCTGGAGGCCGTGGACGGGATCCGCCAGCTCACCGTGGTGGAGGACCCGTCGGTGGGCCGGGGAGGGTGCCGGGTCCAGACGCCCACGGCGGAGATCGACGCCCGGCTGGACACCCAGCTCGAAGAGCTGGTCCGCGTGCTGCGGGGCGCCTGA